A stretch of DNA from Cannabis sativa cultivar Pink pepper isolate KNU-18-1 chromosome X, ASM2916894v1, whole genome shotgun sequence:
ATTCCATCACTGGTATTCTTGCTGAAGAAAATGCATGTTTTCAATTTATTAATGCGTTGACCCGACCACTCACAGAATTTCTCCAGACATTGCTAAAAGCCCGTAGCCTCCTCCATTATGGCTCTACCTACCAAAATTAGATCATTTGTAAACAAAAGATGGGAAAGTCGAGGGCCACTCCTGCTCAACTTGATTCTTCTAATAATGCCAGCATTTGGGGCATTCTCGAGGATACACGAAAGAATTTCTACACCCCAGATTAAAAGATACGAGGAGAGGGGATCCCCTCGCCTAATACCGCACTCCAGGTTAAGTCTACTAACCTTTCCTTCTCATTGATTTTAGCGAAAGTGAGTTGAGTATCAACCCACACTATTCAAGATGGTACTCAGACCATTGTGGAAGACTGTGTAAAAGGTGTTTTGTCAATTCAAAGAAGATTTGGGTTCAGTACTTGTTACTACTCCACAAcaaaaaggaacaagggttagagtaCTGAACGGaatgagatatttaattctactacaaccaatgtaaggatttttttttttttttatatatatatttttacatgtttatttatcattttaagatttttatattttaagatgttagattataaatttataatcgAACATACATGTCAGTGAATTAAGACctggtaaaataagttccaacagTAATATCAATCAATCAGTTTTATTTAAGATGAGTCCCACCTATCAAAAGTCACTTACCACATATGTAAGTATCATATTTGTATTCGATTCAAACGACTATCTTTCTTTAGTTAAAGAACAATATGCTCTGATTACGAAACATTTGTTGTTTTTcagtataaatgacaatttggcctatttttagaaaaaaaaaagatgaacaaATATTAAGTTGATGAGAACGAGTAGTAGGTTGAGTCTTACATCATTTCCAAGCATGGAAAATGAAACCGAATGGGTGAAACTAGAGTTGTAAATACGGGTTGAGTTTTTTGACATGACACGAAACCAGTACGAAAAAATATGGACTTGAACATGACACAACACGATACTGTAAATTTGCACGACACGACACGACacaaaaaaataagtttaaacATGACACGACTCGACAAACCCAAAAATACAACACGTAAACACGAATAAATTAACTTgaaaacataacataaaaaattcttataataataataataatacatatatttactaataaatattccaattttaattattctaattaatttttttaatatgattatatgtaaagtattattaaaaaattatataaaaacaattgaaattataaaaaatacatataatttagtGATTAACtcattaattgtaaaaaaaaaatagtgaaaaaatTAAACCCAAATTTGACCTTTATAAGAAAACGGTCTAACtcatttatgaaaaataaaccGACCTAAGTAAAGTGCGACACAAATCCAAGTACGGtacaaaaatattaacttaCGAGTCGTGACAaacttatcttttaaaatattaagaCAACACGATACTTATCTTTTAATGGTCAGCACAACACCTATTTACAACTATGGGTGAAACTAGGGATAGACCCCATATGTAATACAAGTATGAGGGCTAGAGCCCAAgacgaaaaaaaaatgcatcaaaaaataattttttgtaaggaaattacattaaaaatttatatattttttaaaatttaatcagTATACactaaatagaaagaaaaaaaaaccccataaataatatttataataattgaaCCCCCccaatattatataaattttgttcAAAGTAGACACAATTTATTACTTTTTGTTTAATAACAATTTAGCTCGCATAGAACAAAAATTCTGGGTGTGAAACAAACAACAAACTTCAGACGAAAGAGACTTCTTCCTCATATTTGGAAAAGTTCAATAGTAATTATAATTCTCGTAGTAAGAACATTGTAACTATAAATACTACTACTCTAACTACAATTATGTTCAAATATTTAGTTGCAAACACATCATATATTTTTACATAGCTGAACCTTAAGAACGAGAAAGGCTCGGCCGCTCGCTCGTGTATGATCTTAGAGATCATTTAACCCTAGAACAGTTCTCCTGTTGTGACGATTACTTGTACAACTGAGTTCATGCTGCAAGTAGCTTCTGTATGTCCTTctgcatttatttttttaggaaaaaaataattatttattcttgttataatttttgagaagaggaaaaggaaagttaagACAGGCCTAAAATGTTCAAAACAACCATATTAGATTCCCAACTTCGTTTCTAATCTGTGATAAACAACGTACTGAGGCACTCTAATTGATCTTATACATCTGAATTGAAGATGTAAGTCATTGTAAAAAGGGTTTCCCAACCCTTCTAGCAAATTCGAAACTAAAATGCTAGAGGAGCATTCACTTAAAACTTTAGCTAATTACTTCAAGCATTGTCTGAATCTCAAAGATATTTTTCTAAGTTGACAAAATGTAAATGAGACTAAAAGGCAACTAATACCTCGATCTGAAAAGGAGATGTCGTTGGTGCATATCTCTCAACAACTACGCCATTTTTATCCACCAAAAACTTCTCGAAATTCCACTTTATTACATCCCCTAGAAAGCCTCCGGCACTAGATTTCAGAAACTTATAAACTGGAGCTGTCTGTGGTCCATTTACATCAACCTATTGCGAAAATTATTAGTCTTTCATGCAACCACCTGAACCAAACAATACTTTATCGATAAACACTTCATATACACACCTTATCAAAAATTGGGAATTCGGCTTTGAACCTTGTACAAGCGAACTGCTTGATTTCTGGATTTGATCCAGGTTCTTGACCACCAAACTGATTGCAAGGGAAAGCTAGTATCTCGAGTCCTACAATGAGGTTGTGCAAAGAAAATCAAGAGTTTATTccagggaaaaaaaaaataaaagaagcctGTTTAACAAATAGGAACCCTGCTGAACCACATAAAGTAAACTGATTGCAAGAGAAGCTATATCTAGTGTCCTACAATGAGGTTGTATAAAGATAGTTAAGAGTTTATTCTGGGGGAAAAAAGAAGCGTGTTTAACAAATAGGAGCCCTGCTGAACCacataaagtttgagaaaagaGAAACTTGTTTCCTTATTTACCAAGTGGCCCTAAGAAAATGAACCCCAGGAACACCTAGAATATGAAGAAGCATAACATGAATAATCTATTGAGCATGAATTTCAAAGATGCATATAGGTATCATGAACTTAATGATCTTCAATTTCAATTACAAATGCCTTGTGTTCACATCTTTTGCTCTAATATCAAATGCTAGTACATATTAAATTAGGTAGCTCAAACTTAGGATATGCTACATTAACAAACAAAAGATCGTATGATGAGTAATGAATTATAATCATCACGATTCATAAGTTTTTTTAAGGCTTCCATGTGCCATGGTAGACCCTCAAATTAAGGGAATAGAAAAACATTACTAGCTACTAAATAGAGTAGCGTACCTTGAGTCTTATACTTTTCATACAAGTGTGATAGCTCCGAATAATTTGCAGTTGTTAAACCACTGGCATTCAAGGAATTTACCATGTTAAATCACAAAGCGACAAAACATAATGAAAAGAAATTTAAAGAAGTGAATACCATCTAGAAGCCACATTGACAATCAAAAGAACTTTTCCCTTGAATTTGCTAAGAGGAACCTCCTTCCCTTCAATGTCCTGCATTCAAGTCATTTTTTGGTTATCCAACCAATAACATTTACATATACTAAGAAATATAAACCACTCATGGATATAAATAAAACCTCCTAAAAGAGAACGATGCAATcataaatcaaacaaaaaagtgAACATAGAAGAGGTGATGGGAGCAAGATTGAACCTTAACAGAGAAGTCATAGAGAGTCTTATCCGTAGCTGCTCTTGCAAAAACACCCGAAGATCGAGACTTTCCGAAAATCCCAGAAAGGTTGGATGATTGCGAAAAAAACCCAGAACGGAAAAAGCCTGATTTAGAGGAACCAATTAACAATTTGGCTGACGGTACCGAAAGTTCCATGGAAGGCCATAAAGTAGAATTGCAAGACTTTTGGATAGGCTTGGTTTGGAAAGAGGCATGGAAAGGAGTAGAAAAATTGGCAGTGGAAGGGGTAGAAGCCATTTTTGTTTGGTGATTGTTAAGTGGTGGACTGGATTGGAATTGaagataaaattatatatttaaatgcgATGGCTCTACACTCTGCTGGTTTCTCAGTTTTGCCAAccccaataaataaataaatcaacttaaaaaggtTTCTCAGTGGCGGTTGTATTTACACGTTATCTTTTCCTAAATTCCCAAAAGAAAATGATGATTGTCCCACGAGACTTGGAGGTAAAATAAACAGCTCttcataaattatatatttttcctaaaaataaacaaaaaaatatatatttatagaaaaaaactTGGTAAGCATCAATTTTGctcttgttttttttctttcttatatacacgataaattataaattaaggtggtaatattttttagaaatttttacatgaaaaatccattttgcacaatttattacctaaataccTCTACACGTCTATGTCtacatttttacttacaaagttggttttattacacaaataccacttagtcatcattctatccatcatcaatcaaatcctactctcttccctctcttttttcaaattctatcaatcaatccatcatttcactctctttttttcttcttttctttttatttttaattttatttcagtttttaattttttatttttaattttatttcagtttttaatttttaatttttttttccataacaattttttttcttttttatttttaatttttaatcagaaagctagtttcttatatatcaTTGCTTACAGGTCTagattgacttctatcaatcaatccatcatttcactctctttttttcttctttcctttttatttttaattttatttcaatttttaattaaatctttttaacttATTAGTTTAACTTTACAACTTCTGAAATACTTTCATGACAAAAGAGAAGACTTTGACTAGGCCATTCAACTGATATAAGCATGTACAAATAAATTCGTACAATTTTAATGTCATTTTCATTCTCGCTGGACTAGCTCAAAGCCACGTCGAAATAATtagataacaaaataaaataataagaaacaatTACCGATGATATTCTATACTTGAAAAGAAAACGATCTAATTCATGCTTATAGTAGTATTGACGTGAGTaaagttataaaattaatattagaaaagtatTAGGACAAACATGATTAAGATTTATGAGTAAAGGTGGCAAAGCTAATAGATTAGATTAACCTGGTCAGTCCCATTTTTATATCaccaatgggtaacaatgagatttatcatggatgttgatgttcaaagagtttttcctgtattttagtttgtatacttgttttgtagttttattatagctACTCGTATATGtcatttcactataaaattaatatgcaactatttgcacaaaacttactatgtataactactatttcttagtccccatcaaattaaattcttgcataatatataaactatcataaaacgataatcgcaactataaggcaactatttgcacttgcatacaaattgtttgtagttttattatagttttgctacttgcatatgttatttcactataaaattaatatgcaactatttgcacaaaacttactatgtataactactatttcttagtccccatcaaattaaattcttgcataatatataaactattataaaacgataatgcaactataaggcaactatttgcacttgcatacagttgttttgtagttttgttatagttttgctacttgcatatgttatttcactataaaattaatatgcaactatttgcacaaaacttactatgtataactactatttcttagtccccatcaaattaaattcttgcataatatataaactatcataaaacgataatgcaactataaggcaaccaaaacaaaaaataaatcaaaatgcaactgtatataacgtagatgtattattcatgagatttttttttaaatttttcacatcatacattgttttggatttagtgggagctccagatctgtttgttacagatctacatttcatgaatatagatttcgatattagggggagttattttgattgaataaaatagaaaacaaatgtgtaatttcagtttcttcacagtttttctaattttttttttttcgtcattttcagtttagatcattgcaggtattcttttccagttgattttgccagaattaatatatagttgtatttttctcgttttggtttcattttggttgttttgcggttttgaaacgagcgcgtattttcatcttcatggttcgctctgtacagctgaaggcttagtgcatgtggtatttttgtaaatatttgtatatagactgtataaatgtttaatgggccggcccaaagtatttttgtaattttttttccttttttgtatttttttgtttttttccctattttttaatcagttttttgtttttaaaattaaaaaagtgaaaatattttttaaaaatatgttgtataaaactgttttcactttttaattttttaattgagaatcaaaattttaaaaataaaaaaatcatttttaatatttttttaaacagttttttttttcttaattaatattttggaatccgaccagacccggacccaaatcccccacGGCCCTGGCTTTGAACTCGGTctctgacccgaacccgaattcGACCTTAGACcaagacccgacttaaataaaataaaaaaatgaaaatgaaaaatgaactttacagaacacattattattttctgtttttaaaattgaaaaaaaaatggttacaaaatacatttttattcttcaaacataaaaattttacttttattttgtgattaaaaaattagaaaacaaaaaaattaccaaacgacacctaaATTTTTTTATGGTAAATTATAGTTATACTATATATCttacatatttttttgaataatttagaaTCTTCAATCCAAACAATTAattacacatattttattttatttgtatgcaattgatttttttaaatttattttaaatactataaaatatttaaaatttattagcgTTGAAAAAATTGCTGGAAAATTTGCCGGTGCTAGAAAAGTTATTGTCTTTGGAAAATTTGCCAAAAAAGTCACCGTTACCGgaaaaattattagaaaattcACCAGAAATAAATGTCTcagatataaataaaattaaaaccgattctataacataataaataaaaataaataacataaaataactcaaaccggttataacataatgaataaaaacaaataacacaaaataactcaaatcaattataattaaaataaaatcgaTTTTACAACAGTATtacaatgaataaaaacaaataaacttaaaaaaaaaaaaaaaacatcagcTAAAGCTGACTAAGAAAAACACTTGAAAATCATATTAAAGTTtcggctaattaggatttttgccccctgaacttttaaggtcgttaaaatgtccctgaactattgagattgttggatttaagaacttttTTCCAATTTCAGTAAAAAAACtctaacatgaatgaaagttcagggcataatttagtacatgttaaagttcgaagggcataatttggtagatatcaaagtctggagagCATAGTTTagcacataaacaatcactgaaatagtaaaattgaatgaaattggaaaaaagtccttaaatccaaaaatctcaatagttcagggggcattttttacgaccttaaaagttcaggaggcataatttaatacatgtcaaaatgCAAgggcaaaaattctaattaacccAAAGTTTCTAAATAAATCAAATGTCATTGTCATTTGATTAAAATTGTAAATCAGTATAAACCAAAACGGATAAGATGAGAATGAAGTTAAATTCTGATTGGGCTGAGATGAATGTCAAGTTCTGGAATTTTGTGGACTTAAGCTCAGAGGTGGGAAAGTCACTTTCTGGTAATTGTTATTCCTTACTCCCTCCAATAATGCAACTCAAAAGCCCACTCAACATTTGGATCGGGcatcatacaaaaaaaaaaaaaaaaaaagaaataaacatTTTTTCtcaagagtaatttgcggtattaacttttagttgtaaataaatacctaagtttaatttttagcggtaataatacctaatttatatttttaaaactctGTAAGTACCTAACTGTTAAAATATTATGTcattatccacgtgtcattttctcattggtatattttaattaatattttttaaaaaaataaaaatttaatgacttagaCTAATTAGGAATTGCCACGTGACAATTTACTTAACAATTAACAGTCATGTACTTACAAAAGtttcagaattataatttaggtattattaccgccaaaaattaaacttaggtatttatttgcaactgggagttaaacttaggtatttatgtcgcaaattactctttttctaaatatacatataattatatttaagtagAATTTACATGGAGTATgggtttttaaaactttttatgataaatatggcatattTAACTATGAACCTTTTATATGGCTTTTTTGAACTTTGTGCATACTCTATGGGATTTTAAAGCCCATACGGCTggaataattttgtaaaaagcCCATATTGTGTGTTTTGTAGTTTCTTTAggtcattttagtaattttaagtgtttaaattttttggtacatttttttttgaacataaCCGTTTATGTTAGAGGGTTTTGCATGCAATCATCACGATTTGATGATTGCTTCCCCAGTTTATCTTACTTTTTAGTTTCCAATTTATGCTTATACACTATAAACCGCCTATAATATTATAtctctccctctctttttttCATTTCAACTTTCATTTTTATTCCACTTTCCTTTTCCTCTTTATTTTTCCTCTCTCGTTTCGTCTCTGTTttgcttctttctttcttttttttttgctgtCGATTTTTGGAGGGCATTGTTCTTCGGGTTGGAGCTTAGGGTTAAAGCATCCATTGTTCGTGTGTTCTTCAAGGTAAGCATgtgttttttacttttttttttctttgattttagggtttttttaacTGTTTATTTTTGTGGATTTGTTGAAGTTGCATTGGTTCTTAATCCTTCTTACATTCTTAGATTTttcgttttttatttttttattttgaattttttacttCAATGATGCTTAAtccgaagagagagagagtgtgttgttcttgtttttttaaaaaaattaatctgaAGTTATTGTtgtattgttttatttattcatgCTGGATTAGTTGAGTATTTTGTGTTTTGGGTTTTGTTTTGTGGTTTACAATGTtgttgtttagtttttttttttttttaataaaaattgttgatattccgtgttgttgttgttgtgtctTTTTTTAGAATTTGGTTGGTTTTTGGGAATGTTTTGTTGAAACTGGTTTTTGGTAATATTAATGCTAATGAAACTTTATTTGGTAAGATTGAGTACTAGTACTGTGAGATGTACGTATAGACATACCTTTAGAATCATCTTTACAGTTGGATTGTTGTTGGTTTTAGTGTTAATTTTTCCTTCATTTTTTAGAAACTGGTTTTtgagtatgattttcatgatgatTTTAGTAATTTCAATTATGGTAGTGGTGGAGAATGGAAAGTTGAAAGCAGAGGAAATGGTTAAGAGGGTGTTTGTGTTTAGTGACATGGAGTTTGACCAAGCGTGTTTAGTTACAGTTGTTTTGAACATTATGAGCATATTTcacagtgttttttttttactaaagttAAAGACATTCCATTTTTGTGTTATGAGATTTTTGGCATTGGTATTGGTTTATAGGGGGGTGTTACTCACTTTTCAATTTATAATCCATTTATTTACTCATACACTCTTTTGTTTTGGTTTGGGATTATGATGTATTAAGCatttctttgattttaatttgggTATATGTATTAAGCATTTCGGTTTCAGTTTGAGTTTTCTTTTTTAGTATATAGTttgtgtttatttgtttttttttgttgttttggaTATTTGTTTTAATGGTTGTCATGGTTGAGTTTTTGTAGTTTATGGTGGATTTGAGGTTTGAGGTTGCAAAATAAATATCATATGGAAAACCAGTTTCTATATTTTGGTAGCAGttttaaaaattagttagaattgATGCAGGGGTTGTTTGGGCTCCTCAGATTTTTGGTTTGTGAGGTGTTTTAATGTTCAGGTTGCAAAATAATGCACATATTGAAAATGTGTTTTTTCAACTTTATCATACCTTTTTGAAAACCTCTTTGATCATACCTATTTTGGAAACATGTCAAAAACCAGTTTCtagagattgattttttgttatttgtgcGTTCCGTGATTTTTGGTGTGTGGGTGGTTTTAAGGTTAAGGTTGAGGTGTGTTACTATTAGTTTGTATGAAACTGGTTTTCATGTTAATTATCATGattgtttttgttgtttgtgTCTAATGTTTATTTTGTGGTTTGTTTTTTATCAGATGGAGAGTGAATCAGATTCTAAAATCCCATCCATTGTTGAAAAGGTTGAGCCTGCTACGAAGGCTAAAGGGAGACCAAAAAAAGATTCACGTAAAGCTAAAGTATGTTTTATGTTTTGTATTGAAATCGGTTTTTATTAattgtatatgttttttttttggttattacGAAActggttttaatttttttttttttatgaaactgATGTTGTGTTGTTTTATTTAAGGGTGATAATGTTGTGGAACCTTTGAAAGCTCCAACAAGAAGATCTCCACGGAAAATTAAAGTATGTATTAAATTTCACTGAATCCGGtttcgaatttattttatgtttcatTGTGGTTTGGTATTTTTATTGTGTTTAAATTTTCCAAGTACTTGTTTCTCGAAAATTGGTTTTTATcctttatatgtttatttttggattttactatgttatataaaattggtttttttggtttgtttgtgttttttttttatttgttctgttttgtttatgtttatttttttcaggatgataaTCAAGAGGCTAAAGGCGATGTTGCTGATCATGTTTCTCACAAACACCGTTCTAAAAAAGTCAGTAAGAAGGCTACTAATGTCCTTCAAGCAGCGAGTGATGATGATTTTCAAACTCAGAAAGTTGTGGCAAATGTTGTTTCaagcaaaaaaagaaaagctgtTAGTGATGACGCTAGCGCGTCAAAGAAAAGTAAATCTAAGGATGTGGTGGACGATTCTAATTTGGTAtgtcttcttttttttcttatatttttttggttgttttattttaatagttttgtttttttcattttcatttaactgtattgtgttttatgtttttttaggaTAAAGTTTGTGAACCTAATATTGTTGATGATCAGAAGCTTGTTAATGTTGCTAAGAAATTCAAGAAGAAACTGGTTTCCAAATCGCATGGCAAGAAGAAGAGCGAGGCTCCTTCTGTTGACGCTCCAttggtaattttttattttttaagaaactggttttttaatttattattttgcatGTTTCAGGTTTTCAATTTACAGTTTTATTTGAAtatgtttttttataatatatatgtttttattttaagtttttagtttttctctttgtggtgggtaaccaatttttgatttttttttcccgtaattttaatttcgattgtttatattgttttttctctCACgggaatattattttaaaattgatgtTAAGAAGAGGTTTGCTGGGAAACCTCAACTTTACAATCCTTATAATGTCATTGATGATATCAATGAGAACCTTTCAGATGATCAGAAGGAGTTGTTTCGCAAGTCTCCATTTGGCCATTTTCTTGATGTGAGCAACTTTAACTATCAGAT
This window harbors:
- the LOC115714578 gene encoding probable phospholipid hydroperoxide glutathione peroxidase, giving the protein MASTPSTANFSTPFHASFQTKPIQKSCNSTLWPSMELSVPSAKLLIGSSKSGFFRSGFFSQSSNLSGIFGKSRSSGVFARAATDKTLYDFSVKDIEGKEVPLSKFKGKVLLIVNVASRCGLTTANYSELSHLYEKYKTQGLEILAFPCNQFGGQEPGSNPEIKQFACTRFKAEFPIFDKVDVNGPQTAPVYKFLKSSAGGFLGDVIKWNFEKFLVDKNGVVVERYAPTTSPFQIEKDIQKLLAA